CAGTTGGCAACGAAGGGGCCAACGAAGCAGCCCAAATTAAGTGCAGGTAGAATCGATGACGAGCCATTCAGATCAAACCGAAACAATGAAGCATGATGGTGCAACATATGTTGACACCCAGAACGTATAGAAACTATCTACATAGTCTACCTGGAGCAACATGTGTTGACTCCAGtacatgtttaaacattttgattAGGTAGGCAGTGCAACCAAATGTTGACACCGAAAAACGTATAGAAACAATCAACATCAGTCTGCCTGGGGCAACATGTGTTGACTCCAGTACGCGTTTGAATTGAGTTTAATAAACGGTGCAACCACGTTGACACCAAAAAGATATAAATAACTTATGAGTCTACCTGGAGCAACATGCGTTGACTCTAGTCgtgtttaaacatttaattagGTAGGCAGTGCAACCAAATGTTGGCACCGAAAAACGTATAGAAACAATCAACATCAGTCTGCCTGGGGCAACATGTGTTGACTCCAGTACGCGTTTGAATTGAGTTTAATAAACGGTGCAACCACGTTGACACCAAAAAGATATAAATAACTTATGAGTCTACCTGGAGCAACATGCGTTGACTCCAGTcgtgtttaaacattttaattaggtAGGCAGTGCAACCAAATGTTGGCACCGAAAAACGTATAGAAACAATCAACATCAGTCTGCCTGGGGCAACATGTGTTGACTCCAGTACGCGTTTGAATTGAGTTTAATAAACGGTGCAACCACGTTGACACCAAAAAGATATAAATAACTTATGAGTCTACCTGGAGCAACGTGTTGACTCCGATTGAACATATGATTGTAATTTGGCGGTGCAACCTATGCTGACACCGAAAGAAAACACAAATGAAATAAGTAAAACAATAAACTGAAAAAATAAGTATCAACTTCGTTTAAGCTTGATGCTTAATACCCAGTCATGCTTAGGAAATATGCCAACCAGCCAGCACCCATGTTTACAACGCTgtatttgacaaagttatgtGGTTCGGTCTGATGTACCGCTTGAAAGCACTACTCGACCATCGTCCAAAAATCATAATGTCTTGGTGAGAGTGTCCCAGTTGGTGAAGGTCAGTAGCTCGACCGATTCTGAAAGAATGAGTGTTAAACTGTGTATGTTCCAGACTAGCACGCCGAGCTAATTGTTTTAGCGACGAGGAAAACATTTTTCTATTCACCGGTGTTCCATTTTCAAGCAGGAAGAACGGGCCTGCCTTCAGTGGTCGCATCTTGACGTAGCGTTGCAAAGCTCTCACTGGGCATATGGGACTTCCAGATTTTTGGTGCAAGACGAAAGGAGGTGACGAACGCTTAGAGTGTTTGAAAGATTTGAAGTTTATTTGCACTTTAGTGGCATGTACTGTGATATCGGTTAGCATTAGTGTGTGTTCTGCGGCCTTGGAGACTACTGCTTCACTGGCTCTGAGGCATGCGAAGTAACATATTATGAACAAGGCTCTGTAGAGAATAAATTCGTATTTGGATTTCATGCTACCTCGCATATGTCCAATTAGCGTTACAAGAATGTCGGAGGTGACCGGCAGTCTGATCGGTTTGGATGGAGAGttcgttttttgttttgttactcCTCTGCATAAAATGCTGACTGCTGGATTTGTGGTGGGGTCTTCCATAAATGATGCCCTGTGCACGAATGACACTGCGCTAAGGTAGTTTCGAATCGTGGAAATCGCCAGTGCATTTTTAGTCAGCTTACTTACATAGAGAACAATTGTCTGTGGAGTCGCTGGTAGCGGAAGGCTTAGTGATTTCCTGAATTGGTTAAAATGGTGCCATTTGCTTTTATAGTTACTAGCGGTTCCTTTGCTTAATGAGTTCCACATTAGCTCTCGTGTGAGGGTCTTGAGTTGTTTAGTGGTTCGAAGTTGATTGGTTGTAAGTACTTTGGTATCTTTAGCGGTGTGCGGTTCATACTGTGCTCCTTTAGCATGGCCTCCGTTTCCTGAAAACGAGAAAGAGCGTCACATATCTTGTTTTGCTTACCAGGGATGTGCCTAGCTGTAAACTGAATGTTGTTTAGTAGTAACAAAAGGACGATAGCGCGAACCACTATCATGACCTTTTCGTTTGATGACGATTTCTTGTTAAGCACATATACATCAGCTAGGTTATCACAGTGGAAAACTACATGGGTGTTGGCTAGCTGTTTTGCAAAAATCGAAAGCATGACATAGATTGGGTAAATTTCGAGAACCATGATGTCGAATATTTTCCAAGATTCCGGCCAGCGGCCTTGAATCCAGAACTTTTGGAAGGTCGCACCAAATGCGGTTTTTGAGGCATCAGAGTAGAAATGTAAACGCTGCGAGTCAAATTTTTGAGGGGGTGAAAAAATGGTAACGCCATTGTGTTTGCTAAGAAAGTCGGCCCAGATTTGGAGATCCTCCTTTGCAGAGTCAGAAAGGTGAATATTTGAAAATGGGTTAGTTAGACCGGCCGTCAGGGCATATAGCCTTCTTAGGAACGCCCGTCCAGATGGTATAACGCAGGTGGCAAATTGTAGCTTTCCAATTAGAGATTGGAGGGCTCTCAAAGTAGTTGACTGAAGTGTGAGGAAGTTTTGAACTTCAACGGAGTAGCGTAATAATTTTTCAGGTGGGAGCCTGGCTTCCATTTTTTGTGAATCAAGTTCAATACCAAGAAAAGAAATTGTGGTGGTGGGCGAAATTGTTTTGTGCGGTGCTAGAGGTATGCCTACGCGGTCAGCAAGCGCCTTGAATGTCTTCAAAGATTTCGCACACAGTTGTTGTGTGTCTTCAATAAAGAGGAAGTCATCTAACATTTTCACGTTATTGGGCCGTTGTAACTTTTTTGTAAGGATATATTTCACTCCGTCCGAAAACTTATTGAATATTTGACACGAAGATCCGCCGCCCTGGGGAAGCATTTTATCGTAGTAAAACTGGCCTAACCACGTGAAACCCGTGAGGTGGTATTGAGTGGGGTGTAAAGGTATTAGTCTGTATGCGTCACTGATGTCCGTCTTAGCCATGAATGCCGGGTAATTGCGTTTGTTTATTATGTCAATTGCGTTGGCAATTGTTTCGTAATTAACTGTTTTAGAAATCTCAGGGATGTTGTAATTGACAGAGTTTGTGTCGTAGGGATAAGATAGGTTGTGGAGGATACGAAATTTTCCGGGTACGGATTTTTCTCTAAGGTTAAGGGGTGATGCTTTAAAATGGTCAAATGGTGGGTGGGTAAATGGTCCAGCTATGCGTCCCAGAGATATCTCTTTTGTCAGTTTTTTGGAGAAGGTGTCGGGGTTGTTGATGATAGCTGGGGAGTTATTTGCTGTAAAAGCAGCCTCAGGTCCGTTAAATTCAAGGTAGAAACCATGAGTGAAACCTTGGGTTAAGTAAGCGTGGTGTTTGAAACCAGATAGGAGTGCACTTAATCTAGAAGGAATTATCGGAGAGAGCAGAACATCGCTATTTTTTTGCTTGTGGGGGCCCTGATGATTGGCGAGTTTGGAGTGGTGGATGGGGCTCAGAGAGTGGGCGGTTTGCGCCGCGAATAGGTTGTTGAAAGCTGTTTTGTTGGTTTTGTTGGTAAGTTTGCTGACCGTATGCCTGTCGGTTGGTGAAGTTGTTTTGGTGCGATGGTGTTCGGTTACATCTGTGGATTGGATGGGGTCCCGAGCACTGAAAACAGGAGTGGCGATATTGACAGTTTGTCTGGGCACATCTAGTGAATCGGTTATGATAGGAGATACAGAAGCCGAGTGGGATACGAAAATTGTTCCGAAACCGAGTGGACGCTCTACGGCTGGATGGGTTAGAGGTTTGTGGTGTGCTCGTTGCGTCAAGTTTATGAAGGAGGTCGGCTCGAACCGACGACCAGGAGCAAAGTGTGTACTCCCTAGCCATTCGAAATTGTCGGTCGTAAAAGTACCATGAATTTGGATGAGTGCGCATGAGGTCTTTAATATacttaaaataagtaaagatgTCCTGCGTGTGTTGCGGGTGTTTACTCAAATAAATTGTCGCGAAGTCGCAAAAGGCCTGATGCCAGTTGTGTTCGTTTAAGATGCGGCGTTTGGGCTTAGGCACAAGTTCGAATGTACCAGTGTACGTTAGCGTGAATGTTTCCGCTGCGCTGTTTGAGTCGAGCAGGTCGTGCAGCTCGATGAATTTGTGGGAGATTATTTTCTCCTTAAGTTTTTCTGAGACAATTGCCCCGGCCTTAATCCCCCCGGAAAACTCCAAGGGATTTGAGATTGCG
This genomic stretch from Antedon mediterranea chromosome 11, ecAntMedi1.1, whole genome shotgun sequence harbors:
- the LOC140062633 gene encoding uncharacterized protein gives rise to the protein MSGRKRTSQRPKKTAPKKKKTTPVPVPELDINKELKDMRHIVETLVTSVAEIRAGNGGHAKGAQYEPHTAKDTKVLTTNQLRTTKQLKTLTRELMWNSLSKGTASNYKSKWHHFNQFRKSLSLPLPATPQTIVLYVSKLTKNALAISTIRNYLSAVSFVHRASFMEDPTTNPAVSILCRGVTKQKTNSPSKPIRLPVTSDILVTLIGHMRGSMKSKYEFILYRALFIICYFACLRASEAVVSKAAEHTLMLTDITVHATKVQINFKSFKHSKRSSPPFVLHQKSGSPICPVRALQRYVKMRPLKAGPFFLLENGTPVNRKMFSSSLKQLARRASLEHTQFNTHSFRIGRATDLHQLGHSHQDIMIFGRWSSSAFKRYIRPNHITLSNTAL